A single genomic interval of Ramlibacter pinisoli harbors:
- a CDS encoding ATP-binding protein — MTTPARSFNLLRWFSIVSLAALVPVGALSAGIVSHFVSEKTLQRDAALTAQFIQNCLAVEGRRSGIRDLARRLDPRADADRGGLASAAVLEARGAWFDHIASLPDVLLVNLFARDGRIVWSTNESLVGMPATANPELEEAFATGDDVARRHAGQLARREEQRFSVQPSEFFVETYVPLASGEGDVPFVLEVYKEPRDLLQVIRTGQLLVWLTTAAGVVAIYLGLFSMIRRASTLLAQQQGQLVEAESQVFAGEMATALAHSLRNPLASVRSSAELALMTDDLPVRKNAQDIITQVDFLTQWIRELLLYSRPLGRDTEAVDLCAVLGNVLDSFATAFERAGVRVKWDQPAGCRPLVEGNVSLVTQALHSVVSNAVESMPRGGEMRIDVHQVQEPPGVEITVSDTGVGMSTQQLASAFRPFNTTKAHGLGVGLPMLKRAMERFGGSVSLSSAEKVGTQVRLLFRTEARYV; from the coding sequence GTGACGACTCCCGCCCGGTCCTTCAACCTGCTGCGGTGGTTCTCCATCGTCAGTCTCGCCGCGCTGGTCCCGGTGGGGGCCCTGTCGGCCGGCATCGTGTCGCACTTCGTCAGCGAAAAGACCCTGCAGCGCGACGCTGCGCTCACTGCGCAGTTCATCCAGAACTGCCTGGCGGTCGAGGGGCGCCGCAGCGGCATCCGCGATCTGGCGCGTCGCCTGGATCCCCGTGCGGACGCCGATCGCGGCGGCCTCGCGAGCGCGGCTGTCCTGGAGGCCCGCGGCGCCTGGTTCGACCACATCGCGAGCCTTCCGGACGTGCTCCTGGTCAACCTGTTCGCCCGCGATGGCCGCATCGTCTGGTCGACGAACGAAAGCCTGGTCGGCATGCCCGCGACCGCCAATCCGGAGCTGGAGGAAGCATTCGCCACCGGTGACGACGTCGCGCGGCGCCATGCCGGCCAGCTCGCCAGGCGCGAGGAGCAGCGGTTCTCCGTGCAGCCCAGCGAGTTCTTCGTCGAGACCTACGTCCCGCTCGCATCCGGCGAGGGCGACGTCCCGTTCGTGCTCGAGGTCTACAAGGAGCCGCGCGACCTGCTGCAGGTGATCCGGACAGGTCAGCTGCTCGTCTGGCTGACCACGGCCGCGGGCGTGGTGGCCATCTACCTGGGCCTGTTCAGCATGATCCGCCGCGCCTCGACCCTGCTCGCGCAGCAGCAGGGCCAGCTGGTCGAGGCCGAATCGCAGGTGTTCGCCGGCGAGATGGCGACCGCGCTCGCCCACAGCCTGCGCAATCCCCTGGCGAGCGTCCGGTCCAGCGCGGAGCTGGCCCTGATGACGGACGACCTGCCCGTGCGCAAGAACGCACAGGACATCATCACGCAGGTCGACTTCCTCACCCAGTGGATCCGCGAGCTGCTGCTGTACTCCCGGCCGCTGGGCCGCGACACGGAAGCGGTCGACCTGTGCGCCGTGCTCGGGAACGTGCTGGATTCGTTCGCCACCGCCTTCGAGCGTGCCGGTGTCCGGGTGAAGTGGGACCAGCCGGCGGGTTGCCGCCCGCTGGTCGAGGGCAACGTCTCGCTGGTGACGCAGGCCCTGCACAGCGTCGTGTCCAACGCCGTCGAATCCATGCCGCGCGGCGGCGAGATGCGCATCGACGTGCACCAGGTCCAGGAGCCGCCGGGGGTCGAGATCACCGTCAGCGACACCGGGGTCGGCATGTCCACCCAGCAGCTCGCCAGCGCCTTCCGGCCGTTCAACACGACCAAGGCGCACGGGCTCGGCGTCGGGCTCCCCATGCTCAAGCGGGCGATGGAGCGGTTCGGCGGGTCGGTGTCCCTCAGCAGCGCGGAGAAGGTCGGCACGCAGGTGCGGCTGCTGTTCAGAACGGAGGCGAGGTACGTATGA
- a CDS encoding DUF6869 domain-containing protein, translated as MPNAAEIVLDVKTPRVASSGTRRERFLDEWAAAYVRAQRDPTLLEVDEHPLRWAVRDLVLPLGMASAEDCWEVVLRILRLTSDSEVLNVLVAGPLAYLIADSGRLFIDRIEAEAWRSPKFRKLLHCVWRCGPADVWARIDAVRELPTTWRTGLPHRDPCRPAAATPGDDCPSPSLRVA; from the coding sequence ATGCCGAACGCTGCAGAAATCGTGTTGGACGTGAAGACGCCACGGGTCGCTTCGAGCGGCACGAGAAGGGAGCGCTTCCTCGACGAATGGGCCGCCGCCTACGTGCGCGCGCAGCGCGACCCCACGCTGCTCGAAGTCGACGAGCACCCGCTGCGCTGGGCCGTTCGCGACCTGGTGCTCCCCCTGGGGATGGCCAGCGCCGAAGACTGCTGGGAAGTCGTGCTGCGCATCCTGCGCCTGACGAGCGACTCCGAGGTGCTGAACGTGCTGGTGGCTGGCCCGCTGGCCTATCTCATCGCCGACTCGGGCCGCCTCTTCATCGACCGCATCGAGGCCGAGGCCTGGCGAAGCCCGAAGTTCCGCAAGCTCCTGCACTGCGTCTGGCGCTGCGGGCCGGCGGACGTCTGGGCCCGGATCGATGCCGTCCGCGAACTCCCGACGACGTGGAGGACGGGCCTGCCGCACAGGGACCCTTGCCGGCCCGCGGCAGCGACCCCCGGCGACGACTGTCCGTCGCCCTCCCTGCGCGTGGCCTGA
- a CDS encoding sulfite exporter TauE/SafE family protein, producing the protein MVAGLDPALILELLSLGVVAGFLAGLLGIGGGLVLVPCLTLLLAGMHIGVDVAVKVAIATSMAVVLFTSASSALAHHRRGSVRWTTVARLAPGIVIGSIASSLGAFTYARGAVLALLFAALVLVSSVHMVVERPAAAQRQLPGAAGQAGAGAAIGFVSGLAGAGGGFVSVPWMTWYGVPMRNAVATSAALGVPIAAVNVVGYVASGAHAAGLPPGSAGYVWVPAWLAVAAASIAMAPLGARAAHAVPAPGLRKLFSALLMVLSVSMAYKALAD; encoded by the coding sequence ATGGTGGCCGGCCTCGATCCTGCGCTGATCCTCGAACTGTTGTCGCTGGGGGTGGTGGCGGGTTTCCTGGCCGGGCTCCTGGGCATCGGAGGAGGCCTGGTCCTCGTTCCCTGCCTCACGCTGCTGCTCGCGGGAATGCACATCGGCGTCGACGTCGCGGTGAAGGTCGCGATCGCGACCTCCATGGCCGTCGTCCTGTTCACGTCCGCGAGCAGTGCGCTGGCCCATCACCGGCGCGGGTCCGTCCGCTGGACCACCGTCGCGCGCCTGGCGCCCGGCATCGTCATCGGCAGCATCGCCAGCAGCCTCGGCGCATTCACCTATGCCAGGGGCGCCGTGCTCGCGCTCCTGTTTGCCGCCCTCGTGCTGGTCTCGAGCGTGCACATGGTCGTCGAGCGGCCAGCGGCAGCGCAGCGCCAGTTGCCCGGCGCCGCCGGGCAGGCCGGTGCGGGCGCCGCCATCGGCTTCGTCTCGGGGCTGGCCGGCGCAGGCGGCGGCTTCGTGAGCGTTCCCTGGATGACGTGGTACGGCGTTCCGATGCGCAATGCGGTGGCGACCTCGGCGGCACTCGGCGTTCCGATCGCGGCGGTCAACGTGGTCGGTTACGTCGCATCGGGCGCCCACGCTGCAGGCCTGCCACCCGGCTCGGCCGGCTACGTCTGGGTGCCGGCCTGGCTCGCGGTCGCCGCCGCGAGCATCGCCATGGCGCCCCTGGGAGCCCGCGCGGCGCATGCGGTGCCGGCGCCCGGACTGAGGAAGTTGTTCTCCGCCTTGCTGATGGTGCTCTCGGTGTCCATGGCCTACAAGGCACTCGCCGACTGA
- a CDS encoding GlxA family transcriptional regulator — protein sequence MRIGILAFPAVQLLDVVGPADVFAEAARQLGDPRAYAVQVIGTEPGVLRSSCGLRLAVDVTVSSFRGKLDTLLVAGSPEVEALRSGQELQAWLQAQSRSVRRLGSVCTGAFVLAAAGLLDGRRVTTHWNEVAQLAAENPRVVLEPDAIYVKDGKLYTSAGVTAGLDLALALVEEDHGRELALKVARELVMFLKRPGGQSQFSAHLAAQAAEKSHIRTVQEHVLSHLKADLSVPRLAARARMSERNFTRVFRDETGMTPAQFVENARIDEARRLLEDSDVPLKRLATNIGYATVDAFSRAFNRRLGVSPREYRRQFAG from the coding sequence ATGCGCATCGGAATCCTTGCCTTCCCCGCCGTCCAGCTGCTCGACGTGGTCGGTCCGGCCGACGTGTTTGCCGAAGCGGCACGCCAGCTTGGCGACCCGCGTGCCTATGCGGTGCAGGTGATCGGCACCGAGCCGGGCGTGCTGCGCAGCAGCTGCGGTCTGCGGCTCGCGGTCGACGTCACGGTCTCCAGCTTTCGCGGCAAGCTGGACACCCTGCTCGTGGCGGGCAGTCCGGAGGTGGAGGCGCTGCGCTCGGGACAGGAGTTGCAGGCGTGGCTGCAGGCGCAGTCGCGGTCGGTGCGCCGCCTGGGGTCCGTCTGCACGGGGGCCTTCGTCCTGGCGGCCGCCGGTCTGCTGGACGGGCGACGGGTGACGACGCACTGGAATGAAGTCGCGCAGCTGGCCGCCGAGAACCCGCGGGTGGTGCTCGAGCCCGATGCGATCTACGTGAAGGACGGCAAGCTGTACACGTCCGCCGGCGTGACGGCCGGGCTCGACCTGGCGCTCGCGCTGGTGGAGGAAGACCACGGGCGGGAGCTGGCGCTGAAGGTCGCGCGGGAACTGGTCATGTTCCTCAAGCGCCCCGGAGGGCAGAGCCAGTTCAGCGCCCACCTCGCGGCGCAGGCCGCGGAGAAATCGCACATCCGCACCGTGCAGGAGCACGTCCTGTCGCATCTCAAGGCCGACCTTTCCGTGCCCCGGCTGGCCGCGCGCGCGCGCATGAGCGAGCGCAACTTCACGCGCGTGTTCCGCGACGAGACGGGGATGACGCCGGCGCAGTTCGTCGAGAACGCGCGGATCGACGAGGCGCGGCGCCTGCTGGAGGACTCCGATGTCCCGCTGAAGCGGCTGGCGACGAACATCGGCTACGCGACCGTCGACGCGTTCAGCCGTGCGTTCAACCGCCGGCTCGGCGTCAGCCCGCGCGAGTACCGCAGGCAGTTCGCCGGCTAG
- a CDS encoding tripartite tricarboxylate transporter substrate-binding protein gives MAVPAASWLLPSFAQTGAGVGKLLVGYPAGGTLDTTARQLAAAWRKQGRQYIIDNRAGAAGRIANSQLKRERADGGTLLCTHTSALTIYPHVYSRLMYDPAADLLPVSPLVAATCAFAVSNAAPASVRDVPTYVDWVRRMPGSATYASPAAGSFAHFLGYQLSDAAGLKLQHVGYRGSAPAMQDLIGGQIPAYFGFVADFLPYLQQGKIRILGVSGEKRTPFLPAVATFVEQGFPKVRGVETYGIFAPPGTPAGTIQDLHASMVAASQDPALRTAFEQVGLEPLTLTPGEYAKQLQREREFWAPIVRASGFRSEE, from the coding sequence ATGGCAGTGCCGGCGGCGAGCTGGCTGCTGCCGTCGTTCGCCCAGACGGGTGCCGGTGTCGGCAAGCTCCTGGTGGGCTATCCGGCCGGCGGCACCCTCGACACGACCGCACGCCAGCTGGCGGCGGCCTGGCGCAAGCAGGGGCGCCAGTACATCATCGACAACCGGGCCGGTGCCGCCGGCCGCATCGCCAACAGCCAGCTCAAACGTGAGCGGGCGGATGGGGGCACGCTCCTGTGCACGCACACGTCCGCCCTGACCATCTACCCGCACGTGTATTCGCGGCTCATGTACGACCCGGCGGCAGACCTGCTGCCCGTGTCGCCGCTGGTCGCCGCCACCTGCGCGTTCGCCGTCAGCAACGCCGCCCCTGCCAGCGTGCGTGACGTGCCGACCTACGTCGACTGGGTCCGCCGGATGCCCGGCTCCGCCACCTATGCCTCCCCGGCTGCCGGATCCTTCGCGCATTTCCTGGGCTACCAGCTGTCCGACGCGGCGGGATTGAAGCTCCAGCACGTCGGCTACCGCGGGTCCGCGCCTGCGATGCAGGACCTGATCGGAGGGCAGATCCCGGCGTACTTCGGGTTCGTCGCGGACTTCCTGCCGTACCTGCAGCAGGGGAAGATCAGGATCCTGGGGGTGTCCGGCGAGAAGAGGACGCCGTTCCTGCCGGCGGTGGCGACCTTCGTCGAGCAGGGCTTCCCGAAAGTCCGTGGCGTCGAGACCTACGGGATCTTTGCGCCTCCGGGGACGCCGGCAGGCACGATCCAGGACCTCCACGCGTCCATGGTGGCCGCCAGCCAGGACCCGGCGCTGCGCACGGCCTTCGAGCAGGTCGGCCTCGAGCCGCTGACGCTCACGCCGGGCGAGTACGCGAAGCAGTTGCAGCGCGAGCGGGAGTTCTGGGCTCCCATCGTGCGCGCCTCCGGGTTCCGCTCCGAGGAGTAG
- a CDS encoding LysR substrate-binding domain-containing protein translates to MSIGRMDLNLLKVFDAVYEERNLVLAGKRLNLTQSAVSHALGRLRELVGDELFMRTGKGMVPTGRAAAMAPTLRDALRRIQATLGVEPFSPEESKRRFVVAANDHLTAVIIAPLSRELQQVAPGVDLVIRPSTRIDLAEQIDLGRIDLAIGIFAQVPSRLNARTLMSQGEAILMRKGHPASRRKLTLRDIAKYPLVTLSVGGQEEGAVGGFILERGLARQSEMFDRHALEEALREENEVPRARVTVPHSLAIPELLRETDMLSIVPASLAMALAKTSDLLRRQPPYPAGTSTIRAVWHRRDEHDEGHNWLREMVARTARLAEEALG, encoded by the coding sequence ATGAGCATCGGCCGCATGGACCTCAACCTGCTCAAGGTCTTCGATGCCGTCTACGAGGAACGCAACCTGGTCCTCGCGGGCAAGCGGCTCAACCTGACACAGTCCGCGGTGAGCCACGCACTCGGCAGGCTGCGCGAGCTGGTGGGCGACGAGCTCTTCATGCGCACGGGCAAGGGGATGGTCCCCACCGGGCGCGCCGCGGCCATGGCACCCACCCTGCGCGATGCCCTGCGCCGGATCCAGGCCACGCTGGGCGTGGAGCCGTTCTCGCCGGAGGAGTCGAAGCGGCGGTTCGTGGTCGCCGCGAACGACCACCTCACCGCCGTGATCATTGCCCCGTTGTCCCGGGAACTGCAGCAGGTGGCGCCCGGCGTGGACCTCGTGATCCGGCCCTCCACCCGGATCGACCTGGCGGAGCAGATCGATCTCGGACGGATCGATCTGGCCATCGGGATCTTCGCGCAAGTGCCCAGCCGGCTGAACGCGCGCACCCTGATGTCCCAGGGCGAAGCCATCCTGATGCGCAAGGGGCACCCCGCGTCACGCCGCAAGCTCACGCTGCGGGACATCGCGAAGTACCCGCTGGTGACCCTCTCCGTGGGCGGCCAGGAGGAGGGCGCGGTCGGGGGTTTCATCCTGGAGCGCGGCCTCGCGCGGCAGTCCGAGATGTTCGACCGGCACGCGCTCGAGGAGGCGCTGCGCGAGGAGAACGAAGTGCCCCGGGCGCGCGTGACGGTGCCGCACTCCCTGGCGATCCCGGAACTGCTGCGCGAGACCGACATGCTGTCCATCGTGCCCGCGTCGCTGGCGATGGCGCTGGCCAAGACCAGCGACCTGCTGCGCCGGCAGCCTCCCTACCCGGCCGGGACGTCCACCATCCGGGCCGTCTGGCATCGCCGCGACGAGCACGACGAGGGGCACAACTGGCTGCGCGAGATGGTGGCCAGGACGGCGCGGCTGGCCGAGGAGGCGCTCGGCTAG
- a CDS encoding DUF4863 family protein, whose amino-acid sequence MTTETTLRDREALIERSVPFLDEVKDMTAGTAVERWLNQTYGPDSELYRTLARLVKSGVEDGWAASVEIDGPSYRRSRIAEPSERTLHFSITAVYMDSTGNRQGHADQRLRGQYHGHPYGEFNMVVPLTPGAALNGPNGWCTGGWTAPAPGSQHYPEARGGAVIALFFLPSGRISYHPAPQE is encoded by the coding sequence ATGACCACCGAAACCACCCTCAGAGACCGCGAAGCGCTGATCGAGCGCTCCGTTCCCTTCCTCGACGAAGTGAAGGACATGACCGCCGGCACCGCGGTCGAACGCTGGCTCAACCAGACCTACGGCCCGGACAGCGAGCTCTATCGAACGCTCGCCCGGCTGGTGAAGAGCGGCGTGGAAGACGGCTGGGCTGCCAGCGTCGAGATCGACGGCCCCAGCTACCGCCGCAGCCGCATCGCCGAGCCGTCCGAGCGCACCCTCCACTTCAGCATCACCGCGGTGTACATGGACAGCACCGGGAACCGCCAGGGCCACGCGGACCAGCGGCTGCGCGGCCAGTACCACGGCCATCCCTACGGCGAGTTCAACATGGTCGTCCCCCTCACCCCCGGCGCTGCCCTGAACGGCCCGAACGGCTGGTGCACCGGTGGCTGGACCGCGCCGGCGCCGGGCAGCCAGCACTACCCGGAAGCCAGGGGCGGCGCCGTGATCGCGCTGTTCTTCCTGCCCTCGGGCCGGATTTCCTACCACCCCGCACCGCAGGAGTAA
- a CDS encoding nitroreductase → MDNSVRESGQQAIAQCVSNVLRSRRTVRAFKPLPLGRQLVEDILEDAATAPSGANIQPWRVYVVSGAVKDELGAALLAASRAGTVPAPAHFPDPLPDVFRGRLQDFGARYYASLGIDRNDAAARARQSERNLSFFGAPVGLLFSIDRRLKPHSWIDLGLFAQNVMIAAKARGIDTCPQVSFAPFHEVIASHLQMAPEEVTAFGMSMGYGDPDAKVNQTAMPREQVRDFARVVGFPE, encoded by the coding sequence ATGGACAACTCCGTCCGTGAATCCGGCCAGCAGGCCATCGCGCAATGCGTGTCGAACGTCCTGCGCTCGCGCCGCACCGTCCGTGCCTTCAAGCCGCTTCCCCTGGGTCGCCAGCTGGTCGAAGACATCCTGGAAGATGCCGCGACCGCCCCGAGCGGCGCCAACATCCAGCCCTGGCGCGTCTACGTCGTCAGTGGCGCGGTCAAGGACGAACTGGGCGCGGCGCTGCTCGCCGCCTCCCGCGCCGGCACCGTGCCTGCGCCCGCGCACTTCCCGGATCCGCTGCCGGATGTGTTCCGCGGCAGGCTGCAGGACTTCGGGGCGCGCTACTACGCGTCGCTCGGCATCGACCGGAACGACGCGGCTGCGCGCGCACGCCAGTCCGAACGCAACCTCTCGTTCTTCGGCGCACCGGTCGGCCTTCTGTTCAGCATCGACCGCCGCCTCAAGCCGCACAGCTGGATCGACCTGGGCTTGTTCGCGCAGAACGTGATGATCGCTGCGAAGGCGCGTGGCATCGACACCTGCCCCCAGGTGTCCTTCGCGCCGTTCCACGAAGTGATCGCGTCGCACCTGCAGATGGCGCCGGAGGAAGTGACCGCCTTCGGGATGTCCATGGGATACGGCGACCCGGACGCGAAGGTCAACCAGACAGCCATGCCGCGCGAGCAGGTGCGCGATTTCGCGCGGGTGGTGGGCTTCCCGGAATGA
- a CDS encoding cupin domain-containing protein gives MHRPLLAACAVAAAMGGLAPAPAVAHDATERVTPALQQSIPNIPGKSLVAVVVDYAPGAASPPHAHAKSAFIYAYVVSGAIESQVNDGPTQLLRAGDSFHEPPGATHRVSRNASRTEPAKLLAVFVVDTGDVPLTSPIRPPAPGK, from the coding sequence ATGCACCGCCCGCTGCTTGCAGCCTGCGCCGTCGCGGCCGCGATGGGCGGCCTCGCACCCGCTCCCGCGGTGGCGCACGACGCGACCGAACGCGTGACCCCGGCGCTGCAGCAGTCCATCCCGAACATTCCCGGCAAGTCGCTGGTGGCCGTCGTCGTCGACTATGCGCCGGGGGCTGCCTCACCACCCCATGCGCATGCGAAGTCGGCCTTCATCTACGCCTACGTCGTCTCCGGCGCCATCGAATCGCAGGTGAACGACGGGCCCACGCAACTCCTGCGTGCAGGGGACAGCTTCCACGAGCCCCCTGGTGCGACGCATCGCGTGAGCCGCAATGCGAGCAGGACCGAGCCCGCGAAGCTGCTGGCGGTGTTCGTCGTCGACACCGGCGACGTGCCGCTCACCTCCCCGATCCGCCCCCCTGCTCCGGGGAAGTGA
- a CDS encoding winged helix-turn-helix transcriptional regulator produces MKITKRLPGLPVERALGILSGRWKAVLLFALLDGPQRTCDLEKRIAGLSQKVLIEQLRALEEHGVVRRQPVASDAQGIEYLLTPLGESLKPILQALMAWGVHHANEVDEAHRLLPCEVVVRDRVA; encoded by the coding sequence ATGAAGATCACCAAACGACTTCCGGGCCTGCCCGTCGAGCGCGCGCTGGGCATCCTCTCCGGCCGCTGGAAGGCAGTCCTGCTGTTTGCCCTGCTGGATGGCCCGCAGCGCACGTGCGACCTGGAAAAGCGCATCGCCGGCCTGTCGCAGAAGGTGCTGATCGAGCAGCTGCGGGCGCTGGAGGAACATGGCGTGGTGCGTCGCCAGCCTGTCGCCTCGGACGCGCAGGGCATCGAATACCTGCTCACCCCACTGGGCGAGAGCCTCAAGCCCATCCTGCAGGCGCTGATGGCGTGGGGCGTCCATCACGCCAACGAAGTCGACGAAGCGCACAGGCTCCTGCCGTGCGAAGTCGTGGTGCGGGATCGTGTCGCATGA
- a CDS encoding alkene reductase gives MQCPVMPNLRARSIDEGSTVANLFESLALGGAVSLKNRIVMAPMTRTRTSEGDVPNDLMATYYGQRASAGLIVTEAADVAPSSKGYAWTPGIHSEAQRKGWRHVTDEIHRKGGKVFVQLWHVGRMAHPSIMPNGEAPWGVTEQRAEHSDVFAHDEHGRLGYIRAGTPRRLATEEVSGLVETFSQAFAHARWAGFDGVELHAANGYLFEQFMNPVLNTRDDRYGGRNLEDRTRFLMEVVDAAVRQLGPGRVGVRLSPFGLFNSMPADPNPEETLLYVAEQLGRRGVGYLHLIYELMPTGNMETAEFKARYIDHALLAKVRAVFPGAIIWCGGFKSREGAQAALDTGLVDLIAFGRPFVGNPDLADRLRHGWPLTEADRSTYYTRRGEVGFTDFPTYPGQRSVDR, from the coding sequence ATGCAATGCCCGGTGATGCCTAACCTTCGCGCTCGATCCATCGACGAAGGAAGTACTGTGGCAAACCTGTTCGAATCCCTGGCCCTTGGCGGCGCCGTGTCGCTGAAGAACCGAATTGTGATGGCACCGATGACGCGCACGCGCACGTCCGAGGGTGACGTCCCCAATGACCTCATGGCTACGTACTACGGCCAGCGGGCCAGTGCCGGGCTGATCGTGACCGAGGCAGCCGATGTCGCACCGTCCAGCAAGGGCTACGCCTGGACGCCCGGCATCCACTCGGAAGCCCAGCGAAAGGGCTGGCGCCACGTGACCGACGAGATCCACCGCAAGGGCGGGAAGGTCTTCGTGCAGCTATGGCATGTCGGCCGGATGGCGCATCCGTCCATCATGCCCAACGGCGAAGCCCCCTGGGGCGTGACGGAGCAGCGGGCCGAGCACTCGGACGTGTTCGCCCACGACGAACATGGCAGGTTGGGCTACATCCGTGCGGGCACGCCGAGACGGCTCGCGACCGAAGAAGTGTCTGGCCTGGTCGAGACCTTCTCCCAGGCCTTCGCCCACGCACGCTGGGCGGGCTTCGACGGCGTGGAGCTCCACGCCGCCAATGGCTATCTCTTCGAACAGTTCATGAACCCGGTGCTCAACACGCGCGACGACCGTTACGGCGGGCGCAACCTGGAAGACCGCACCCGGTTCCTGATGGAGGTCGTCGACGCCGCCGTGCGCCAACTGGGGCCCGGGCGGGTCGGCGTCCGCCTGTCGCCCTTCGGCCTGTTCAACTCGATGCCGGCCGATCCGAATCCCGAGGAAACCTTGCTGTACGTGGCCGAGCAACTGGGCCGGCGCGGCGTCGGCTACCTGCACCTGATCTACGAGCTCATGCCCACCGGGAACATGGAGACGGCGGAGTTCAAGGCGCGCTACATCGACCACGCCCTGCTGGCCAAGGTTCGCGCGGTCTTTCCCGGGGCCATCATCTGGTGCGGCGGCTTCAAGAGCAGGGAGGGCGCCCAGGCCGCGCTGGACACCGGCCTGGTGGACCTGATCGCGTTCGGCCGGCCCTTCGTCGGCAACCCGGACCTGGCGGACCGGCTCCGGCACGGCTGGCCCCTGACCGAGGCCGATCGATCGACCTACTACACCCGCCGGGGCGAAGTGGGCTTCACGGACTTCCCGACCTACCCGGGGCAGCGGTCGGTCGATCGTTGA
- a CDS encoding VOC family protein, whose protein sequence is MRELAVVELKAFVPAKDFGLSKRFYTELGFTQRSEGGGVAYFACDHCAFLLQDYYVKEFAENCVMHLLVADVRAWHRHVCDGGLAERYGVQVTAVTEQPWGITEFVVIDPAGVCWHIGQNTPGFRRPGKAA, encoded by the coding sequence ATGCGTGAACTGGCGGTGGTCGAGCTCAAGGCGTTCGTGCCGGCAAAGGACTTCGGGCTCTCCAAGCGGTTCTACACCGAGCTCGGGTTCACCCAGCGATCCGAAGGTGGCGGCGTTGCCTACTTCGCCTGCGACCACTGTGCCTTCCTCCTGCAGGACTACTACGTCAAGGAATTCGCGGAGAACTGCGTCATGCACCTGCTGGTCGCCGATGTGCGGGCATGGCACCGGCATGTGTGCGATGGCGGCCTGGCGGAACGCTATGGCGTGCAGGTCACCGCCGTGACCGAGCAGCCTTGGGGAATCACCGAATTCGTCGTCATCGATCCCGCCGGCGTGTGCTGGCACATCGGACAGAACACGCCGGGGTTCCGCCGGCCGGGCAAGGCGGCCTAG
- a CDS encoding DUF1643 domain-containing protein, protein MRAIFVRGRTHRALLSLPFFDRPAGRTLCVVGQNPSDADEEHADKTVHYLERYVFSQLPAYGAMLMLNLYARVDKRKAFRDVEHPQADRILRCAIRTHQDFLFVFGQVKNEGAYRFPQRLAQLRPLLAGKNIMQLDLGTDFPPHPGNARIMYTRSDVGLAPFRFDGHRAGTELEGPGGDAQEGSTPT, encoded by the coding sequence GTGCGTGCCATCTTCGTCCGCGGCCGGACGCATCGCGCCCTGCTGAGCCTGCCCTTTTTCGATCGGCCGGCGGGTCGCACGCTCTGCGTCGTCGGGCAGAACCCCAGCGATGCGGACGAGGAACACGCGGACAAGACGGTCCACTACCTGGAGCGGTACGTCTTCAGTCAGCTCCCGGCGTACGGCGCAATGCTGATGCTCAACCTGTATGCGCGCGTGGACAAGCGCAAGGCATTCCGCGACGTGGAGCACCCGCAGGCAGACCGCATCCTGCGCTGCGCGATCCGCACCCACCAGGATTTCCTGTTCGTCTTCGGCCAGGTGAAGAACGAAGGGGCCTACCGGTTTCCGCAGCGGCTGGCACAGCTACGGCCGTTGTTGGCCGGCAAGAACATCATGCAGCTCGACCTGGGAACCGACTTTCCGCCGCATCCGGGGAACGCGCGGATCATGTACACGAGGTCCGATGTCGGTCTGGCGCCATTTCGTTTCGATGGTCACCGGGCGGGAACGGAGCTCGAAGGGCCCGGAGGGGACGCTCAGGAGGGCAGCACACCCACGTAG